The DNA window TCACCGCGGAGATGGCGTTCATCGCCGCCCGCGAGGGTGTGCCCGCCGAACTGGTGCGCGACGAGGTCGCGCGCGGGCGGGCGGTGATCCCGGCCAACCACAACCATCCCGAGAGCGAGCCGATGGTCATCGGCAAGGCGTTCGCGGTGAAGGTGAACGCGAACATCGGCAACTCGGCGGTGACGAGCTCGATCGCCGAGGAGGTCGACAAGATGGTGTGGGCCACCCGCTGGGGTGCGGACACCATCATGGACCTGTCCACCGGCAAGAACATCCACGAGACCCGCGAGTGGATCATGCGCAACTCCCCGGTGCCGGTCGGCACGGTGCCGATCTACCAGGCGCTGGAGAAGGTCAACGGCGACCCCACCGAGCTGACGTGGGAGATCTACCGCGACACCGTGCTCGAGCAGTGCGAGCAGGGCGTGGACTACATGACCGTGCACGCCGGTGTGCTGCTGCGCTACGTACCGCTGACCGCGAAGCGGGTCACCGGCATCGTCTCGCGCGGCGGGTCCATCATGGCGGCCTGGTGTCTGGCCCATCACCAAGAGTCGTTCCTCTACACCAACTTCGAGGAACTCTGCGACATCTTCGCGCGCTACGACGTCACCTTCTCCCTGGGCGACGGGCTGCGGCCCGGCTCGATCGCCGACGCCAACGACGCCGCGCAGTTCGCCGAGCTGCGCACCCTGGGCGAGCTCACCAAGATCGCGAAATCCCATGGCGCGCAGGTGATGATCGAGGGCCCCGGCCACGTTCCCATGCACAAGATCGTCGAGAACGTGCGCCTGGAAGAGGAGCTGTGCGAGGAGGCCCCGTTCTACACGCTGGGCCCGCTGGCCACCGACATCGCCCCGGCCTACGACCACATCACCTCGGCGATCGGCGCGGCGATCATCGCCCAGGCCGGCACCGCGATGCTGTGCTACGTGACCCCCAAGGAGCACCTGGGCCTGCCGGACCGCAAGGACGTCAAGGACGGCGTGATCGCCTACAAGATCGCCGCGCACTCGGCCGACCTGGCCAAGGGCCATCCGCGCGCCCAGGAGCGCGACGACGCGTTGAGCAAGGCGCGCTTCGAGTTCCGCTGGAACGACCAGTTCGCGCTGTCGCTGGACCCCGACACCGCACGCGAGTACCACGACGAGACGCTGCCGGCCGAACCGGCCAAGACCGCGCACTTCTGCTCGATGTGCGGCCCGAAGTTCTGCTCGATGCGCATCACCCAGGACGTCCGGGACTTCGCCGCCGAGCACGGGCTGGAGACCGAGGAGGATATCGAGGCCATGCTGGCCAACGGCATGGCCGAGAAGTCCCGCGAGTTCGCCGAGCACGGCAAGCGGGTGTATCTGCCGATCACGCAGTGAATTACCTGCCTGTGCCGGCGCCGGGGACGACTCCGCGCCGCGTGCTGACCATCGCCGGATCGGACTCCGGGGGCGGCGCGGGGATTCAGGCCGACCTGCGCACCATCGCACTGCTCGGCGTCCACGCCTGCGTCGCGGTCACCGCAGTCACCGTGCAGAACACATTGGGGGTCAAAGGCTTTCACGCGGTTCCCGGCGACGTCGTCGCCGGCCAGATGGAGGCCGTGGTCACTGACATCGGAATCCAGGCCGCCAAGACCGGGATGCTGGCCTCGGCGGACATCGTCGGCACGGTGGCCGCCACGTGGCGTCGGCTGCAGCCGGCGGTCCCGCTCGTCGTCGACCCGGTGTGCGCCTCCATGCACGGGGACCCGCTCCTGGCGCCGTCCGCGCTGGAATGCCTTCGCGAGCAACTGTTCCCGCTCGCGGCGTTGGTGACCCCGAACCTCGACGAGGTGCGGCTGCTGGTGGGCGTGGACGTGGTGGACGAGCAGTCGCAGCGGGCGGCGGCCACGGCGCTGCATGCGCTGGGCCCGCGATGGGTGCTGGTCAAGGGCGGGCACCTGCGGTCGTCGGGCCACAGCCGCGATCTGCTCTATGACGGCGGGGAATTCCACGCGTTCGACGCCGCGCGGGTGCCCACCGGAAACGACCACGGCGGCGGCGACACGCTGGCGGCCGCGATCGCGTGCGCGCTGGCGCACGGTTTCGCCGTGCCGGAGGCGGTCGCCTTCGGCAAGCGGTGGGTCACCGAATGCCTGCGCGCCGCCTATCCGCTGGGCCGCGGACACGGCCCGGTCTCCCCCTTGTTCCGGCTGTCATGAACCTCGATCCGATCGCGGGCACAGCGCACGAACCGGCCGGGGCCGCGCGCGGCGTCGTCGTGCTCACCCACGGAGCCGGCGGGAACCGGGAATCTGTTCTGCTGCAACAGGTTTGCGACGAGTGGGCGCGGCGCGGCTGGCTGGCGGTGCGCTACGACCTGCCCTACCGCCGGCGCCGGCCCACCGGACCGCCGTCCGGTTCGGCGGCCACCGACCGCGCCGGGATCGTCGAGGCGATCGCGTTGTGCCGCGGCCTGGCCGGGGGTCCCCTGATCGCCGGCGGGCACTCCTACGGCGGCCGGCAGACGTCGATGGTGGTGGCCGCGGGCGAGGCGTCGCCCGTCGACGTCGACCTGCTGACGCTGTTCTCCTACCCGGTGCACCCGCCGGGCAAGCCCGAACGCGCCCGCACCGAACATCTGCCGCAGATCACCGCGCCCACCGTGTTCACCCACGGGGCGTCGGACCCGTTCGGCACCATCGCCGAACTGCGCGCCGCGGCGGCGCTGATCGCCGCGCCGACCGAGGTCGTCGAGATCGCCGGCGCGCGGCACGACCTGCGGTCGAAGACGCTCGACGTGCCCGCGCTCGCGGTCGACGCCGCCCTGCGGCTACTGGCCTGAGCGGCTAGCGCGCCGAACAGTCGGTGGGCAACAGCAGCAGCGCCGGCCACAGGGCCGCCGCCTCGCCGAACGCGGCGATCTGCGCGCCGGCGGGAACGGCTTTTTCCCAAGCGGTTTCGAGTTCGCGGAGGCGGTCGGGATGAACGAAGGCCCAGGCGGCCCCGGTCGCGAGGTAGGGCAGGGCGAGCCACGTGGCCAGCTCGAGCGCGGCGGCCACGCTGACCGGGCGAGCCAGCGCCCGCCGGATTCCGTGGGCGCCCGACGACCGCATGCCCGCCCCTCCTACAGCAGCGGCCGGCCGGCCCGCACCCGGCGCCGCACGTCGGCCAGTAGGACATGGCTGCCGCCCTGCCGCACGAACGGCGGCAGGAAGCGGTTCACCGACGCGACGAGCAGGAACAACCGCTCGAAGCGGCGCTGTTGCGCGTCGCTCCATGAGACGCCGAGCGCGTCGCGGAACACCGGCGCCAGGAACCCGACTGTACCGGTCGATGCTGCTGTTCTACGAGCGCGGCTTCCGCGACACCAGCATGGACGACATCGCGGCCGCGGTCGGCATGCAGCCCTCGGGGCTGTACCGCCACTTCCCCGGCAAGGCCGACATCCTGGCCGCGGCGTATCGCCGCGCGGCGGACCGGCTTTCCGGGGACGTGGTCAGGGTGCTCGGCCGCATCGCCGACCCGCGGCGGGCGCTGGCCGAGTTGATCGACTCCTACGTCACGCGATCGTTGGCGCGCCCCGAGGTCGCCTACGTCTACTACACCGAGCGCCACCACCTGCCCACCTCGGAGTTGCTGATGCTGGACACGATTCAGCAGTCCACCGTCGACGCCTGGGCGCGCCTGGCCACGGCGGTGCGCCCGGAACTGAGCGCGGGGCGGGCACGGTACGCCGTGCACGCCGCCTACGCCGTCACCGTGGACCTGGGCCGGCTGGTCAGGCGCGACAGCGTCGGCTTCGCGCGCTCGGCGGCGCGCCGCCTGACCGAGGTCATCATGCTGGGGCCGAGGAGAAAGGGTTGATCACCAGGCTGCGGCGGCTACTGGCCTACGAGATGAGCGTCGCCGAGTGGCTGGGACTGGCGGTGATCCTGGGGGCCCCGTACCTGATCGTCGGGGCGATCTGGTCGGCGACGCACACCGACCACCTGCGCGGCATGCAGGGCGCCGACCTCGTCGTGTCGTTCCTCGGCTCGATCGTGTCCTGGCCGGTGCTGCTGTTCTCCGACGTCTGCATGACGTAGCGACGCCCGCTCGCCGATTTAGTCAGTCAAGACTGGACAGTTTTGACTGACTAAATTAGCCTTGGCGGCATGGACGGTACCGGCGATTCCGCGGCGGCGGCCGCGCGCGACCTGCGCGTGGTGATCGGCCGGCTGCGGCGCAGGCTGCGCGAGGTCGCGGTCGACGGCGACCTGACGCCGTCCCAGACGGCGGTGCTCATCCGGCTCTGGAAAGAGGGCCCTTCCTCGGCCGGGGTGTTGGCCGGTGCCGAGCGGATCCGGCCCCAGTCGATGGCCGCCATCGTCGCCGCCCTCGGCCGGCGCGGGCTCATCGAGCGGTCCCCGGATCCCGAAGACGGTCGGCGCCAGGTCATCTCGCTGACCGAGGCGGGCCGTGAGCGTGCCGCCAGCGACCGCCAGGCCCGGGAGGAATGGCTGGCGCGCACCATGCAGGAGCGCTACACCGAACGCGAACGCCGCGTCATCCTCGACGCGTTGTCGCTGCTGGAGCGCTTGACCGAGTGATGAAAGGGTTTTAGCAGCAATGGAATTGGGAGTGCATTTCATCGACTTTCTCCCCGGCGACCCCGCGGCCCTGGGGCCCACGCTGGCCGACGCGGCCACGGCCGCCGAGTACGGCGGCGCGACGTTGTTCACCCTGGCCGATCATCTGTTCCAGATGGAGAACGTCGGACGCGCCGACGACCCGTTCCTGGAGGGGTACACCTCCCTGGGCTTTCTGGCCGGCCGTACCTCGACGATCGAGTTGGGGCTGCTGGTCACCGGTGTCACCTACCGCTATCCCGGCCTGCTGGCCAAGGCGGTGACCACCCTGGACGTGCTCTCCGGTGGCCGCTCGCTGCTGGGCCTGGGCGCGGCGTGGTACGACCGCGAACACATCGCCCTGGGCATCCCGTATCCGCCGCTGAGCGCGCGCTTCGAGATGCTGGAGGAGACGTTGCAGATCTGCGCCCAGATGTGGAGCGACGACAACGGGCCCTACGACGGCAAGCATTACCGGCTGGCGGAGACGATCTGTGTACCGCAACCGGTGCGGCGGCCCCCCGTGCTGATCGGCGGCGACGGCGAGCGCAAGACGCTGCGCCTGGTCGCGCAGTACGCCGACGTCTGGAACAGCACGACCAGCGATCCCGGCGAGTTGCAGCACAAGGTCGACGTCTTGCACCGGCACTGCGACGCGGTCGGCAGGGACCCCGCCGAGATCCGCAAGGCGGTCGGCGTGCCGGCCGATCCGTTCGCCGCCCCCGACGAGTACCTGCGGACGGTCGAACGCTACGCCGCGCTCGGCATCGGGATGATCAACGCGGGTCCGCTGCCCGGCAACCCGGACCCGGTCGGCTTCATCCGCCGCCTCGGGGACGAATTGATCCCCCGCCTCGGCGAAATCGGCTGAATCGCTTCGCCATCACTCATCCGGGATAACGGGAGTAACACGCGTCCATGTCGCCGACCACGCCGCCCCGGAACGCGGCGATCGGGATGAAACCCGCCGGCACGCCGGCGCCGTCGGCGTCGCTGGCGACCAGGTGGTTGGTCAGCAAGCCGGCGACCGCCTCGTCGAGATCGCCGGCGGTCAGCAGCAGTTGGTGCTGCGCGGACGGGTCGACGGGCTCGGCCATCCTGCGGTGCACCACGCCGGTCAGGCATGCCGTCCGCAGCGCCGTCCACGGGCTGTGCATCGGCAGGTCGCGTTCGCGCTGCACCGCCAGCGCGTATCGCGACATCACGATCGACAGCGCGGTGTCGTCGCCCTGCGGCAACGCGTGCTGCCGCACGCCTTCGACCTTCGCCATCGAGGCGAGCGCGGGCAGGTCCACCACGATGGTGTTGCTGGCCGGGCAGTAGGACGCCGGCGGGCTCGGCCGCGCGTCGGCGCAGCCGACTGGCCGGTAGGCGTCCGCCGCGATGCGAGTCAGAACGGCGGCGGGTCGTCGTCAGCTGCGGGCGGTGCGGGTCCGAAGTAGATGTGGCTGGCGGATTTTCGGGCCGCGCGGGCTTCGCGGTTTCTTCGGCGTTCGGCCGCCACGCGATAGGCGCGGTCCTGGGGGCGGGTGCGCCGGCGTCTGGGCATCGTCGCGCTGCGGTCGCCGCAGTAGCCCTGGGGTGGGATGTCGATTTCGGGGGCCGGGCAGCCCCCGACCGCGCGCGCCAAACTCGGGAACAGCAACGCGCTGCCCGGGGTGGTGACATAGGTGTGCCCGGACGGGGCGGTCAGGATCAGGGTGCCGTCGGGCAGCTGCTTTTCGGCCCAGCCTAGGAAAGTTTTGACCAGATGGTGAGTTTTGCAGTAACACTTGAGGTTTGCCGCGTGGGTCGGCCCACCCTGGGCATACGGGATGGTGTGGTCGAGCTCGCAGTCAAAGGACGGACGCTCGCAGCCGGGCCAGCGGCACGTCAGGTCCCGGCAGCGCACGAAATCGGCCAACGCCTTCGACGGCACATAGCCCGGCTCGGGGGCGGCGTCCCCGGGATGAACCAGCGGCACGAGTGTGGCCGTCGCCGCGAGTTCGGCCACCAGGTCCGGGCTGATCAAGCCGTCGGCGCACACCTGCGACCCCGGCGCCCCACCGCCGTGCACGGTGGATTGTTCGGCCAGCACATGGACCACCACCGGCGGCGCCCCCGCCCCGCCCCCGGCCGGGCAATCGTCGCGCCCGCAGCGACACCCCAGCCGATCCGCCCCGCCGACCAACGCCCCCAGGGCATCCGCGCGCCGCTCAACCCGCGAGCGCGGGTCCCCGGCACACACCGTGCCCGCCAGCTTGTCCAACCGTTGATCGAGCGCGCGGGCATCCGGGGTCAGCACGTAGCCGCGCAACTGTGAGAGCCCGCCCACCCCCTCGTCGAACTCCACCCGGCGCCCGGGCCGTTCCTCACGCCGACGCCGCACCGCATCGGCGTCGACCCGGGCCACGATCCTGTCGACGGCCCCGGCCACCCGGCTCCGCGTCATCGAGGGCCACCGCGCCACCGCCACCGCCAACTGCCCATCCACGGCAGCCAAAATGTCCGGATCGGTGATCAAGTCGGTGCGGTAGACGATGGTGGCGAACAACCGGAAGTCGATATCCCCGGCCGCAAAGACCGCCCCCACCTGCGGCAACCGCTCGCGCATGGCCCGCGCATAGTGCACCCGGCTGGCGGCCAACCCCTGCCCGATCCGCAACGCCGCCCCCACCTCGGCGGCCACCGCCGCCATCGTGTCGATCGCCCAGTCCTCGGCCTCCTCACCCTGGGCCAGCCGATACCCGAACAACTCCCCGATGGCCACCAAACCCGCCGCGGCCGCCCTGTTCTCCGTCCGCGCGGCAGCCGTGATCCGATCCACCAAGCCCGCCGGAGCCGCCTGCCCTTCGAACATACAAGCGAGTAAACCAGAGGGGTCTGACACGGCGATCGGACCGCTCGCCCCGATGGACTCCGCGTGGCCGCCCGGTCAGCGGCAAGACCGACCCGGATCGTGGCTCAGGGCTTGGCCAGCAGGTGCCGAGTCCGGTCCGCCATCACCGGAACGCCATTGCGGCCCTTGACATCCTGGGCGTAAAGACCGACCGCGTAGGCCACACCCCCACCGTTGATCCCCAGTGCGCTGCGGTCGATGTGGTCGAGGGTGTCGGTCTTCTCGTGATAGTTGGGGTCGAAGGGCTGGCCGGCGGTGCCGCCCCACAGCTTGGCCTGCTCCTCGGACTTCTTGCTCTCGGCCCCGGAGAACAGCCCGCCCGCGGGGATGCCGGCCAGCGTGAACCCGTCGTAGTCCGAGCGCCCGTCGAACGCGGTGTCCTGCGCGGTCTTGCCGGCGTTGTCCAGGTAGGCGGCCAGCGTGCGTTCGATACCGGCCGAGCCCTCCGGCACCACCGGCTGGCCGCGGGAATCCGCCGGCAGCGACTGGTCCCCGTCGTAGGTGAAGTAGCCGGGGTTGGGCGATGCCAGCATGTCGAAATTCAGATACAGAGCAATGGCTTTGAGTCCCTTGACGTCCAGGGACTCGACATAGTTGCGCGAGCCGATGAGCCCGAGTTCCTCGGCACCCCAGAATCCGAACCGCACCGCGTTGTGCACCTGCGGCGAATTCCCTAGCTGGACCGCGGTTTCCAGAACCGCGGCGACCCCGGATCCGTTGTCGTTGATCCCGGGCCCGGCGGCCACGCTGTCCAGATGCGCGCCCGCCATCACGACATCGGTGGGCGAGCCCGTCTTGGTCTGGGCGATCACGTTGCGGGCTTTGAAGTTCTGGCTGGAGGCAACCAGCTTGATCGTGGTCGGGCCCGGCTGGGCGCGCAGTCGCAGGCCGGTGGACTTGGTGACGCTCACCACCGGGATCTTGACGTCGGTGTTGGCCCCGAGCGTGCCACCCATCTGCTGTTCGTCGACGTTGTCAGCGACGATCATCGCCACCGCGCCGGCCTGGGCGGCTGCGTCCTCCTTCTGCGCGAAGGGGCACGTGCCGCGGTCCACCAGCACCACCGCGCCGCGCGCCGGCAACCGGTCGTAGTCAGCGGGCTTGCAGCCCGACGCATCTCCGGTGGCGGGGACGACCACCAGCGGGCCGCTCACCCCGTCCGCCGGGGTGCCCAGGCTGAACTCCAGCGCGTGCGCCTCCACGGTCGCGCCGCCGACCGTCACCATCGGCTTCTCGGCGTGGAAGACGCGCGCCGAGAACTCGGGCGTCTGGACGTCGAAACCGCTGTGGCGCAACGTCTCGACGACATAGTCGACGCTGGCCTCGTACCCGGGCGTACCGACGGCCCGGGTGCCGTTGTTGGCGTTGGCGATGTCCTGCAGTTTGGACAGGCGCGCCATCATCGCGTCGGTGGTGACCTTGCGATGCAGGGTGGTCGCGAACTTCACCGCGTCGGCGTTGCCGGTCGCCTGCTGGTATTTGGTGGAGCAGTGGGAGCAGCCGGTCGACAGCGCGGCCAGGGCGACGACTGCCAGTACCGCCGCGGGCGGCTTTGATTTGTTCAGCATCGCGCCCCAGGTTAGACCCGGATCAGGCGTGTAGTGCGTGCAACGGCGCGAACGGCATGTTGCGCACCACCAACCAGCCCCTCACCATGACCAGTGTCACCGCCGCCGACCACCCGCCACCCGACCGTAGGTCCACGCCAGGTACGCCCACGCCGACAGCACCACCGCCAGCAGGTCCAGCGCGTTGAACCGGGTGGCGCCGAGCAGATCGCCGTGCAGCAGGCAGTACAGCATGCGCAGGCTGCCGAAGCCGGGGCAGTCGATTCCCAGCAGCTCCTTGGTCGGGCAGACCGGCAGCGGGCCGTTAGGCGTCGTCGGGTCGCCCACCCAGACCGCGCCACACACCGCCGCCGCGGCCGCGGCCACCGCCAGCGACGCCCCCAGGCCCGCCGCGACCGGCCCCCGGCGGGTCACTATCAGCGCGAGCCCCGCTTCAGAACATCGCGGCAAGCATCGCCGTGCTGGTGTCGGAGGCGTTGAAGGCGCCCGCCAGAGCCGGGATCACGTTGATCGCGATGACGACCAGGCGATGATGACCGACCACATCACCCACTTCTTGGCACTGTCGGCGGAGGCCTGCGCCTCGACGTAACGCCCCTGGGCCCATAGCGCGTTGACCTGACCGGACTTGACGGTCGCCACGATCCCGAACGGAAGGCAACAGGGCCGGGGTATGGCATAGTCGGCGCATAGCCCTACTGATCCCGGTTCAGGAGTTTCGGTTTGTCCCATTCCAGCAATGCACTGCGGATCGCGGCGCTCACGGTGCTCGCGCTCGGCCTGGTCTGCACGGGCGCCGCCCCCGCCACCGCCGATCCCAACACGGGAAACCAGTCCGACATCGACACGCTGTCCAACACGCTGTCGAAGGGGTACGAACTGAAAGACTGCACCCCCCAACCCATCGCACCGGGCCAGCTGGCCTCGCTGCAGTGCGGCCAGAGCCGCGATCCCAACGGGCCCGCCGAGGCGAAGTACATCCTGTTCAGCAATGGCAACGATCTGGGCAACATGTTCAAAACCAGCATCAAAGAGGAAACCCTGGCCAACTGCGGGAACGAGAAGTCCCCGACGAAGTGGCACCAGGGCAGCTCCGCCACCAGTAACGCCGGGCAGGTGGCGTGCGGGTCCTTCCAGGACGCCGCCGAGGTCATCTGGACCGTCGACGCCAAGAACGTGTTGAGCTACATCCGGGCGTCCAACAACGACGTCCCCGCGCTCTATGAGTGGTGGCGGAACAACGGCTGACTACGCTTGGGCGACAACGAGTTCGGCGACCGCGCGCATCCCGGCGGCATTGGGGTGCAGCGGCGCCGGCCGGCCCCGTAGCGGTAGCCCGGGCCTGGTCGTCCAGGGGTCGGCCGACCACGCGTGATGCGCCCGGCTGGCCGCGGCGGCGCCGACGAGTTCGCAGCCGGTAGCCGCCGCCGCGTCGGCCGTGAGCCGTTCGAGGGCGGCGGCCACATGGCGGCCCAGGCCGGCATCCGCCGCGGTGAGCGGGGGCGCCGCGACGTCCGCGGGTGGCAGGATCGTCAAATAGTCGACGAAGCAGACCCGTGCGTACGCGGCACGCTGCCGCACGGCGGCACCGACGGCGCACAGCGCGTCGAAAACCTGCTCCAGGGCACGCTCGCGGGCGTCGCGGTCCAGCAACTCCGCGATGCGACCGCCCAGCACCGGCAGCCGCCGGACCGGGCGCGGCAGCGCGGCGGCCATGAGCAGGGGAACGTAGCCGACGTCGTTGCCGCCGACGGTGATCGTCACCAACGTTTCCGACCCGTCCAGCGCGTCGATCTGGGGTGGCCGGCCGTGCTGGCGCTCGGCGAGCACGTGCGCGGTGGTCGCGCCGGAGAACGTGACGTCGACCAGTTTCAGGTTGCAGCGTTGGGCGACCAGGTGCGGGTAGTTGCGCGCCGAGCGGCCCGACCAGCGTGGCGCGTCCGCGGCGCGGGGCCGGATACCGGGACCGGCGGCCATCGAACTGCCCAGCGCGACATAACGTTCCATCGCCACGACCGTCATCGCTCCGGCGACGACGCCTGCGCCCAGAACCGCTTGGGGATCCGACCCGCGCGCCGGGCCAGGTGGCCGGCGGTGACGGCGGCGGCCATCGCGGCGGCCATGGCCGGCGGATCGGCGGCCCGGGTCACGGCCGTGGCCAACAGCACGGCGTCGCAACCCAGTTCCATCGCCAGCGCGGCGTCGCTGGCCGTGCCGATGCCGGCGTCGAGCACCACCGGCACGCCGGCCCGGGCGACGATCATCTCGATGTTGTGCGGGTTGCCGATGCCCAGGCCCGTCCCGATCGGCGAGCCCAGGGGCATCACCGCCGCGCACCCGGTGTCCTCCAGCCGGCGCGCCAGGGCCGGGTCGTCGTTGGTGTAGGGCAGGACGACGAATCCATCGTCGACCAGTTGCTCCGCGGCCCGGACCAATTCGAGCGCGTCGGGGAGCAGGGTGCGTTCGTCGGCGATCACCTCGAGCTTGACCCAGTTGGTGTCGAGCGCCTCGCGGGCCAGCTGCGCGGTGAGCACGGCCTCGGCCGCGCTGCGGCAGCCCGCGGTGTTGGGCAGCGGCGTGATGCCGAGCCGGTTGAGCAGGTCCAGCAGTCCGGTGCGCCCCTCGGCGTCGACACGGCGGATCGCGACGGTGGTCAGCTCGGTGCCCGAGGCGACCAGCGCCTCTTCGAGCACCGCGAGGTTGGCCGCGCCGCCGGTGCCCATGATGAGCCGCGAGGCGAAGCTGCGGTCGGCGATCGTCAGTTTCGAGTCAGCCACCCTGCACCGCCGTCACGACCTCGATCCGCGCGCCGTCGAAAAGCGTTGTCGCCCAGTCCGAACGCGGCAACAACGACGAGTCCAGGGCTACCGCCACGCCGCGGTCCGGCAACCCCAGCGACTCCAGCAGCCCGGCGACCGTCGTATGCTCGCCGACCTCGACCTCTTCCTCGTTGACCACGACGATCATCGCTGCGCCCCGACCGGCTCGAGCTCGGCGAGGATGTGTTCGGCGGTCCACGGCGCCAACAGGAAGCCCGACCGCCCGTGACCGGCGGCCACCAGCGTGCGCGCGTCCAGCCGTCCCACGAGCGGCAGGTTGTCGGGCGTCATCGGGCGCAGGCCCGCGGCGCACTCGGCCAGCTCGTACTCGCCCAGCGCGGGCAGCACCGCGCACGCGTCGTCGAGCAGGTCACGCACCCCGGACACCACCGGGGCGGTGTCGTGACCGTGTTCGTACTGGGTGGCCCCGACGACCACCCCGTCGTGACGCGGCACCAGGTACACCTGCCGCCCGTGCACACGGGCCCGAATCACCCTCTGCGGCACCGGCATACACCCCTTTCTCCAGCGCAGACGCAGCACCTCGCCCTTCACCGGGCGCACCGGCAGGCCGGGCCACAGCGCGGGCGCGTCCACGCCGTTGGCGATCACCACCGCGTCGCCGCCGGCTCCGGACAATTCGCTCACCGGCGGGGCCCAGCGCACCCCGAGGCGCTCGCAGTCCGCGCCCAGCGCGTCGAGCACGCCCCGGTTGTCCACCGCCAGCTCGGTGGGCGCCCGGAATCCGTGCCGGATGCCCTGCGCCAGCAGGGGTTCGACGTCACGGGCCGCCGACTCCCAGATCACGGGATGGCCCTGCGCGGAGAGCCAGTCGGCCACGGTGCGCAGGTCCGCGACGTCGGCCCGGTCGACGGCGACCACCAGCGACTCGCGCGCGGTGACCACCTCGGGCGGCAGGCCGTCCAGGAACCCGCCCTCGCGCCACAGCCGCAGCGACTCCAGGCCCAGGTGCAGCAACCGCTCCTCGCCGGGCCAGCCCTCGCTGTGCGGGGCCAGCATCCCGCCGGCCACCCAGGAGGCGCCCCGGTCCCCGGTGCGGTGCACCCGCACCGACCAGCCGGCGCGCGCCGCCG is part of the Mycobacterium sp. HUMS_12744610 genome and encodes:
- a CDS encoding M28 family metallopeptidase, coding for MLNKSKPPAAVLAVVALAALSTGCSHCSTKYQQATGNADAVKFATTLHRKVTTDAMMARLSKLQDIANANNGTRAVGTPGYEASVDYVVETLRHSGFDVQTPEFSARVFHAEKPMVTVGGATVEAHALEFSLGTPADGVSGPLVVVPATGDASGCKPADYDRLPARGAVVLVDRGTCPFAQKEDAAAQAGAVAMIVADNVDEQQMGGTLGANTDVKIPVVSVTKSTGLRLRAQPGPTTIKLVASSQNFKARNVIAQTKTGSPTDVVMAGAHLDSVAAGPGINDNGSGVAAVLETAVQLGNSPQVHNAVRFGFWGAEELGLIGSRNYVESLDVKGLKAIALYLNFDMLASPNPGYFTYDGDQSLPADSRGQPVVPEGSAGIERTLAAYLDNAGKTAQDTAFDGRSDYDGFTLAGIPAGGLFSGAESKKSEEQAKLWGGTAGQPFDPNYHEKTDTLDHIDRSALGINGGGVAYAVGLYAQDVKGRNGVPVMADRTRHLLAKP
- a CDS encoding CD225/dispanin family protein, which produces MGQTETPEPGSVGLCADYAIPRPCCLPFGIVATVKSGQVNALWAQGRYVEAQASADSAKKWVMWSVIIAWSSSRST
- a CDS encoding serine/threonine protein kinase → MSHSSNALRIAALTVLALGLVCTGAAPATADPNTGNQSDIDTLSNTLSKGYELKDCTPQPIAPGQLASLQCGQSRDPNGPAEAKYILFSNGNDLGNMFKTSIKEETLANCGNEKSPTKWHQGSSATSNAGQVACGSFQDAAEVIWTVDAKNVLSYIRASNNDVPALYEWWRNNG
- a CDS encoding SGNH/GDSL hydrolase family protein produces the protein MERYVALGSSMAAGPGIRPRAADAPRWSGRSARNYPHLVAQRCNLKLVDVTFSGATTAHVLAERQHGRPPQIDALDGSETLVTITVGGNDVGYVPLLMAAALPRPVRRLPVLGGRIAELLDRDARERALEQVFDALCAVGAAVRQRAAYARVCFVDYLTILPPADVAAPPLTAADAGLGRHVAAALERLTADAAAATGCELVGAAAASRAHHAWSADPWTTRPGLPLRGRPAPLHPNAAGMRAVAELVVAQA
- a CDS encoding thiazole synthase produces the protein MADSKLTIADRSFASRLIMGTGGAANLAVLEEALVASGTELTTVAIRRVDAEGRTGLLDLLNRLGITPLPNTAGCRSAAEAVLTAQLAREALDTNWVKLEVIADERTLLPDALELVRAAEQLVDDGFVVLPYTNDDPALARRLEDTGCAAVMPLGSPIGTGLGIGNPHNIEMIVARAGVPVVLDAGIGTASDAALAMELGCDAVLLATAVTRAADPPAMAAAMAAAVTAGHLARRAGRIPKRFWAQASSPER
- the thiS gene encoding sulfur carrier protein ThiS, with the translated sequence MIVVVNEEEVEVGEHTTVAGLLESLGLPDRGVAVALDSSLLPRSDWATTLFDGARIEVVTAVQGG
- the thiO gene encoding glycine oxidase ThiO, whose translation is MPPDSRSLAVIGGGVIGLAVARAAARAGWSVRVHRTGDRGASWVAGGMLAPHSEGWPGEERLLHLGLESLRLWREGGFLDGLPPEVVTARESLVVAVDRADVADLRTVADWLSAQGHPVIWESAARDVEPLLAQGIRHGFRAPTELAVDNRGVLDALGADCERLGVRWAPPVSELSGAGGDAVVIANGVDAPALWPGLPVRPVKGEVLRLRWRKGCMPVPQRVIRARVHGRQVYLVPRHDGVVVGATQYEHGHDTAPVVSGVRDLLDDACAVLPALGEYELAECAAGLRPMTPDNLPLVGRLDARTLVAAGHGRSGFLLAPWTAEHILAELEPVGAQR